The following proteins are co-located in the Candidatus Alcyoniella australis genome:
- the cmk gene encoding (d)CMP kinase produces the protein MSAESREPVVAIDGPSGAGKSTVSRSVARSLGFTYIDTGAMYRAVALAAQRAAIAEHDDQGLSALCSEINLYFKPVRDGQHIVLNGEDVERLIRTPEISLAASAVSARPAVRRAMVDLQRRMGAAGGVVMEGRDIGSHVFPDAEVKIFLCASALVRAQRRNCELAGRGIDEDLSATLEQMRKRDADDSSRELAPLIRVADAHELDTTELSLEQVIGRVLEIVEQARKK, from the coding sequence GTGAGCGCCGAAAGCCGCGAGCCGGTGGTGGCGATCGACGGACCGTCCGGTGCGGGCAAGAGCACGGTCAGCCGTAGCGTGGCCCGCAGCCTGGGATTCACCTACATCGACACCGGAGCGATGTACCGCGCCGTGGCCCTGGCCGCGCAGCGCGCAGCAATCGCTGAACACGACGATCAAGGCCTGTCTGCGCTGTGCTCCGAGATCAATCTTTATTTCAAACCGGTCCGGGACGGGCAGCACATCGTGCTCAACGGCGAGGACGTTGAGCGGCTGATCCGCACGCCCGAGATCTCGTTGGCCGCGTCCGCGGTTTCGGCCCGGCCGGCGGTGCGCCGTGCGATGGTCGATCTGCAGCGCCGGATGGGAGCCGCGGGCGGCGTGGTGATGGAGGGGCGCGACATCGGCAGTCATGTGTTTCCCGACGCCGAGGTCAAAATCTTTCTTTGCGCCTCGGCACTGGTGCGCGCGCAGCGGCGCAATTGCGAGCTGGCCGGACGCGGGATTGACGAGGATCTGAGCGCCACCCTGGAGCAGATGCGCAAGCGCGACGCTGACGACAGCAGTCGCGAACTCGCGCCGCTAATTAGGGTCGCGGACGCGCACGAGTTGGACACCACCGAGCTGAGCCTGGAGCAGGTGATCGGGCGCGTATTGGAAATCGTTGAGCAGGCGCGAAAAAAATAG
- a CDS encoding 30S ribosomal protein S1: MEEKDRTQDPSEQTAPETQEAENVSPEQQVEQTTEGDLDESPVSFEELLEMSTVNLKEGEVVPGRVIAIHREMVVIDVGYKSEGAVHMSEFLNSDSDQNVKVGDTVNVLIESQEDDEGNIVLSKEKADKMKIWDKIAKAYDNDEAIEGRIVSRVKGGLAVDIGIRGFLPGSQVDLRPVRNLEALIGKEDRFKILKFNKRRGNIVLSRRALLEKDREELRQKTLAKLEEGEVMDGIVKNITEYGAFIDLGGIDGLLHITDMTWGRISHPSEKLEIGDEIQVRVLKYDEERQRVSLGLKQLSPDPWLSVDDRYQIDDRVTGKVVSLTDYGAFVELEEGIEGLIHVSEMSWTKKVKHPSKVLNVSDEVESVVLDLKKDQRRISLGLKQTEPNPWVVVEDKYPVGTRIVGKIRNITDFGIFVGIEEGIDGLIHISDISWTQRVRHPGEMYKKSQEVEAVVLNIDRENERFSLGVKQLTPDPWSTIPNRYSVRQVVEGEVLNITDFGIFVFLEDGIEGLIHVSELGRKKVEDPNTIAKVGDKIKAEIISIDQGERKIRLSIKSLQEKSEADDVHDYIKRQESGTSSIGDLIKQAAANAETTTEAGEEPAEEAGDEPAEEAGDEPVEEAADEPVEEAKEEPGDEPIEEAADEPVEEAVDEPVEEAKEEPADEPVEEAKEEAADEPVEEAGAEPVEEAVDEPVEETVDEPVEEADDAPVEETDDEEKQDETKTDSADSDDDVEQDDQDKQD, from the coding sequence ATGGAAGAAAAAGACAGAACGCAAGACCCGTCTGAGCAGACGGCCCCTGAAACGCAAGAGGCTGAAAACGTCAGTCCCGAACAGCAGGTCGAACAAACGACCGAGGGCGACTTGGATGAAAGTCCGGTAAGCTTTGAGGAGCTGCTGGAAATGTCCACGGTCAATCTCAAGGAAGGAGAGGTGGTTCCCGGTAGGGTGATCGCCATCCATCGTGAGATGGTCGTGATCGACGTGGGCTACAAGTCCGAGGGCGCTGTCCACATGTCCGAGTTCCTCAACTCCGACAGCGACCAAAACGTCAAGGTCGGCGATACGGTCAACGTGCTGATCGAGAGCCAAGAGGACGATGAAGGCAACATCGTCTTGTCCAAGGAAAAAGCGGACAAGATGAAAATCTGGGACAAAATCGCCAAGGCCTACGATAACGACGAGGCGATCGAGGGCCGGATCGTCAGCCGAGTCAAGGGCGGACTGGCGGTCGACATCGGCATCCGCGGCTTCCTGCCCGGATCGCAAGTCGACCTGCGTCCCGTGCGCAACCTCGAGGCGTTGATCGGCAAAGAGGATCGATTTAAAATTCTCAAGTTCAACAAGCGCCGGGGCAACATCGTGCTCAGCCGCCGCGCTCTGCTCGAGAAAGATCGCGAGGAGCTGCGCCAGAAGACGCTGGCCAAGCTCGAAGAGGGCGAGGTGATGGACGGCATCGTCAAGAACATCACCGAGTACGGCGCGTTCATCGACCTGGGCGGAATCGACGGTCTGCTGCATATTACCGACATGACCTGGGGCCGCATCAGCCACCCCAGCGAGAAGCTCGAGATCGGCGACGAGATCCAGGTCCGCGTGCTCAAGTACGACGAGGAGCGTCAGCGGGTCAGCCTGGGACTCAAGCAGCTCTCGCCCGACCCCTGGCTGTCGGTGGACGATCGCTACCAGATCGACGATCGCGTTACCGGCAAGGTCGTCAGCCTCACCGACTACGGCGCATTCGTCGAGCTCGAGGAGGGGATCGAGGGCCTGATCCACGTTTCCGAGATGAGCTGGACCAAGAAGGTCAAACACCCGAGCAAGGTGCTCAACGTCAGCGACGAGGTCGAGTCGGTAGTGCTCGACCTTAAGAAGGACCAGCGCCGGATCAGCCTCGGACTCAAGCAGACCGAGCCCAATCCCTGGGTAGTGGTCGAAGATAAATACCCGGTGGGCACCCGTATCGTGGGCAAGATCCGCAACATCACCGATTTCGGCATTTTCGTCGGCATCGAGGAAGGGATCGACGGCCTGATCCACATTTCGGACATCTCCTGGACCCAGCGCGTGCGCCATCCCGGCGAGATGTATAAGAAGAGCCAAGAGGTCGAGGCCGTGGTGCTCAACATCGACCGCGAGAACGAGCGCTTCAGCCTGGGCGTCAAGCAGCTTACCCCCGATCCGTGGTCAACGATCCCCAACCGCTACAGCGTGCGGCAGGTGGTCGAGGGCGAGGTGCTCAACATCACCGACTTCGGCATCTTCGTGTTCCTCGAGGACGGCATCGAAGGACTGATTCACGTCAGCGAGCTGGGCCGCAAGAAGGTCGAAGACCCGAACACCATCGCCAAGGTCGGCGACAAGATCAAAGCCGAGATCATCAGCATCGATCAGGGCGAGCGCAAGATTCGTCTGTCGATCAAGAGCCTCCAAGAAAAGTCGGAGGCGGACGACGTCCATGATTACATCAAGCGCCAGGAGAGCGGCACATCGAGCATCGGCGATCTGATCAAGCAGGCTGCGGCCAATGCCGAGACCACGACCGAGGCAGGCGAAGAGCCGGCTGAAGAAGCTGGTGACGAGCCGGCTGAAGAGGCTGGCGACGAGCCGGTTGAAGAGGCCGCCGATGAGCCGGTTGAAGAAGCTAAAGAAGAGCCTGGCGACGAGCCAATTGAAGAGGCCGCCGATGAGCCGGTTGAAGAGGCCGTCGACGAGCCGGTCGAAGAGGCTAAAGAAGAGCCTGCTGATGAGCCCGTCGAAGAGGCTAAAGAAGAGGCTGCTGACGAGCCCGTCGAAGAAGCTGGCGCCGAGCCGGTTGAAGAGGCCGTTGATGAGCCGGTCGAGGAGACCGTCGACGAGCCGGTTGAAGAGGCTGACGATGCGCCGGTCGAAGAGACCGACGATGAAGAGAAGCAGGACGAGACCAAGACAGACAGTGCCGACTCGGACGACGACGTAGAGCAAGACGACCAGGACAAGCAGGACTGA
- the sppA gene encoding signal peptide peptidase SppA — protein MRKRPILFGFIITSIVLVIFGSMLVLSLWMLRGLRGESSLFNLGDSVAIIEIRGVILDSRGVIEQLRKYDDDGGIKAIILRIESPGGTVGPSQEIYQEVMRIRNQGNEDGKPVVASMGSVAASGGYYIAAAADRIVANPGTITGSIGVVMEFLNYEGVYEWAGLKSNVIKTGRFKDIGSPTREMSQDERDLLQTMIESVLDQFVGAIVEGRSMDQSLVRENADGRVFSGQQALELGFVDELGNLQVAIDLAAQLAGIEDEPNVIYPPRRQQRGLFYMLFRGAADAFFDAAAQHDTGDLKLLYCQ, from the coding sequence TTGCGAAAGCGACCCATACTCTTCGGCTTTATAATCACCAGCATCGTGCTGGTAATATTCGGTTCGATGCTCGTGCTTTCGCTTTGGATGCTGCGCGGGTTGCGTGGCGAGAGTTCGCTGTTCAATCTCGGCGACTCTGTGGCGATCATTGAAATACGAGGGGTGATTCTCGACTCGCGCGGCGTGATCGAGCAACTTCGCAAATATGACGACGACGGCGGGATCAAGGCGATCATTCTGCGCATCGAGTCGCCCGGCGGAACCGTGGGGCCCTCCCAGGAGATCTACCAAGAGGTGATGCGCATCCGCAACCAGGGCAATGAGGACGGCAAGCCGGTTGTCGCCTCGATGGGCTCGGTGGCCGCATCCGGGGGCTATTACATCGCTGCGGCCGCGGACCGCATCGTGGCCAATCCGGGCACGATCACCGGAAGCATCGGCGTGGTGATGGAGTTTCTCAACTACGAGGGCGTGTACGAATGGGCCGGGCTCAAGAGCAACGTGATCAAGACCGGTCGCTTCAAGGACATCGGCTCTCCGACCCGAGAGATGTCCCAGGATGAGCGCGACCTGTTGCAGACTATGATCGAATCGGTGCTCGACCAGTTCGTGGGGGCGATCGTCGAGGGCCGCAGCATGGACCAGTCGCTGGTTCGCGAGAATGCCGACGGACGTGTCTTCTCCGGCCAGCAGGCCCTCGAATTGGGATTTGTCGACGAGCTGGGCAACCTGCAGGTCGCCATTGACCTTGCGGCGCAACTAGCCGGGATTGAGGACGAGCCCAACGTGATATATCCTCCGCGCAGGCAGCAGCGCGGACTGTTCTACATGCTATTCCGCGGAGCGGCCGACGCGTTTTTCGACGCTGCGGCGCAGCACGATACAGGCGATTTGAAACTGCTTTACTGCCAGTAA
- a CDS encoding integration host factor subunit beta, translated as MTKSELINKVAERIPGGRKKDAEVIVNTIFDNMTEALAGGERIEIRGFGSFSLRKRRARAGRNPKTGDKVSVDSKNVPFFKAGKSLKKLVDY; from the coding sequence ATGACCAAGAGCGAATTGATCAACAAGGTGGCCGAGAGAATTCCAGGTGGCCGCAAGAAAGATGCTGAAGTAATCGTCAACACGATCTTCGATAACATGACTGAGGCGTTGGCCGGCGGCGAGCGGATCGAGATTCGCGGCTTCGGCAGCTTCAGCCTGCGCAAGCGCCGTGCGCGCGCCGGTCGCAACCCCAAGACCGGCGACAAGGTTTCGGTCGACAGCAAGAACGTACCGTTTTTCAAGGCGGGGAAGAGCCTGAAGAAGCTCGTGGACTATTGA
- a CDS encoding metallophosphoesterase family protein, with protein MRVGVISDTHLTSGSDRRSLDRIFAGPLFGVDLVLHAGDLIDLEVFEPYARDCELLMVAGNMDSAYTRSRLPQTRMIELEGRRIGLAHGWGAPEGIEQRLLGLFDEPPELLVHGHTHCARIERIGDVTFFNPGSATDPRFTPRPSVGIIEINGGIKPRVIEL; from the coding sequence ATGCGGGTCGGGGTAATCTCCGACACCCACCTGACGAGCGGATCCGATAGGCGATCGCTGGACAGGATCTTTGCCGGCCCGCTGTTTGGCGTAGACCTTGTATTGCACGCCGGTGACTTGATCGACCTCGAAGTATTTGAGCCCTATGCCCGTGATTGCGAGCTGCTGATGGTGGCCGGCAACATGGATTCGGCCTACACTCGCTCGCGTTTGCCGCAGACACGGATGATCGAACTCGAGGGGCGGCGCATCGGCCTGGCCCACGGCTGGGGCGCTCCCGAGGGGATCGAGCAACGCCTGCTGGGGCTGTTCGACGAGCCGCCGGAGCTGCTGGTCCACGGACATACCCATTGCGCGCGCATCGAGCGCATCGGCGATGTGACGTTCTTCAATCCGGGCTCAGCCACTGATCCGCGCTTCACACCTAGGCCCAGTGTTGGCATAATCGAAATCAACGGCGGGATTAAACCGCGAGTGATCGAGCTGTGA
- a CDS encoding HIT domain-containing protein: MDRLWAPWRMEYIKGPKSEGCIFCDLPDPAGDRERLILRRGKAAYVMMNRYPYSNGHLMVAPYAHLGQIELIDREVRLEMFDLVDECVRALKAKFDPQGFNVGINLGQVAGAGVLDHVHIHVVPRWNGDTNFMTVVGELRVISEHILNTYDQLVGEFKAGEGN; the protein is encoded by the coding sequence ATGGACAGGCTCTGGGCGCCGTGGCGCATGGAATACATCAAGGGACCCAAAAGCGAGGGCTGCATCTTCTGCGATCTGCCCGATCCTGCGGGCGACCGCGAGCGGCTGATTTTGCGCCGTGGTAAAGCAGCCTACGTGATGATGAACCGCTATCCGTACTCCAACGGACACCTGATGGTCGCGCCCTACGCCCACCTGGGCCAGATCGAGTTGATCGACCGCGAAGTGCGGCTCGAGATGTTCGACCTGGTCGACGAGTGCGTGCGCGCGCTTAAGGCGAAGTTCGATCCGCAGGGGTTCAACGTGGGGATCAACCTGGGTCAAGTCGCGGGCGCGGGCGTGCTGGACCATGTTCACATTCACGTGGTTCCGCGCTGGAACGGCGACACCAACTTCATGACCGTAGTCGGCGAGCTGCGCGTGATCTCCGAGCATATCCTCAACACCTACGATCAGCTCGTAGGTGAATTTAAGGCTGGGGAGGGGAACTGA
- a CDS encoding lipopolysaccharide assembly protein LapA domain-containing protein, giving the protein MRFLKWLIILLFFAFLFLLGYGNSLGLFDTMVMFKFELKGLLPGLFASSYQPTLYQTPVIIVALFSFFGGALLFALFEIRTILRQRRIIRRKNRRIEQLEDELIRLRGEPQEADDLRSDADQTYDD; this is encoded by the coding sequence ATGCGTTTTTTAAAGTGGCTGATCATTCTGCTGTTCTTTGCTTTCCTGTTCCTGCTGGGCTACGGCAACTCCCTGGGCCTGTTCGACACGATGGTGATGTTCAAGTTCGAGCTCAAAGGACTGCTGCCCGGATTATTCGCATCGAGCTATCAGCCAACGCTGTACCAGACGCCGGTGATCATCGTGGCCCTGTTCAGCTTCTTTGGCGGAGCGCTGCTGTTCGCGCTGTTCGAGATTCGCACCATCCTGCGCCAGCGCCGGATAATCCGCCGCAAGAACCGCCGCATCGAGCAGCTCGAGGACGAGCTGATTCGGCTGCGCGGCGAGCCGCAGGAGGCCGACGACCTGCGCTCGGACGCCGACCAAACCTACGACGATTGA